In Myxococcales bacterium, one genomic interval encodes:
- the glyA gene encoding serine hydroxymethyltransferase (catalyzes the reaction of glycine with 5,10-methylenetetrahydrofolate to form L-serine and tetrahydrofolate), protein MAEPIRTDASRTPHIDVVDAEISKLIRHESRRQALSIELIASENFVSEAVLEAMGTALTNKYAEGYPGRRYYGGCEFVDEVETLAIDRAKLLFGADHANVQPHSGSGANAAVYQAALKLGDTILAMNLDHGGHLTHGSPVNFSGKQYNIVPYGVRREDECIDYDELRKLALEHRPKMIQCGATAYSRTIDFAAFRNIADEVGAVLFADIA, encoded by the coding sequence ATGGCAGAACCGATTCGGACCGATGCATCGCGAACTCCCCACATCGATGTGGTGGATGCAGAAATTTCAAAGCTGATTCGGCACGAGAGCCGTCGTCAAGCGCTCTCGATCGAGTTGATCGCGTCGGAGAATTTCGTCTCCGAGGCCGTGCTCGAAGCCATGGGAACCGCGCTGACCAACAAATACGCGGAGGGTTATCCGGGCCGGCGTTACTACGGGGGCTGTGAATTCGTCGACGAGGTCGAGACCCTCGCGATCGATCGCGCAAAGCTTTTGTTCGGCGCCGACCATGCAAACGTCCAACCCCATTCGGGTTCTGGCGCAAATGCAGCGGTCTACCAGGCTGCGCTCAAGCTCGGCGATACGATTCTGGCGATGAACCTCGACCATGGTGGACACCTCACCCATGGCAGCCCGGTCAACTTTTCCGGCAAGCAATATAATATTGTTCCCTACGGCGTGCGTCGGGAAGACGAGTGCATCGACTACGACGAACTGCGCAAGCTGGCCCTCGAACATCGACCCAAAATGATCCAGTGCGGGGCAACGGCCTACTCTCGCACGATCGATTTTGCTGCCTTCCGGAACATTGCCGACGAGGTTGGGGCCGTGCTCTTTGCCGACATCGCCC